One window of Elaeis guineensis isolate ETL-2024a chromosome 11, EG11, whole genome shotgun sequence genomic DNA carries:
- the LOC105053723 gene encoding cytochrome P450 86B1: MNSVNQTSTALTLSDGRSASTGNLGFLWLLPVEIQVLELLLAISIFVTMHALRRRKREGLTVWPVVGMLPSLIFALRHDMYEWITSLIERRGGTFIFRGPWFTNLQCVVTADPRNLEHLLKTKFSNFPKGGYFRGTVRDLLGDGIFSADDEVWRRQRKIASLEFHSAEFRHMTVQSLYELVHSRLLPVLESAHHDRKPIDLQDVLLRLTFDNVCMIAFGIDPGCLRPGLPEIPFARAFEDATEATINRFITPTAIWKALRYLDLGNERRLKRSLKRVDEFAYEVIRTRKKELSLESGDDKKAARSDLLTVFMRLKDDDGTAFSDGFLRDVCVNFILAGRDTSSVALAWFFWLLNRHTEVEDRILGEITKILEERGCNSEGESGDKDLVFKPEEVKRMEYLQAALSEALRLYPSVPVDHKEVVEDDVFPDGTVLKKGTKVIYAMYSMGRMESIWGKDCRDYKPERWLRDGRFMSESAYKFTAFNGGPRLCLGKDFAYYQMKFVAASILYRYHVKVVKSHPVVPKLALTIYMKYGLKVTFSGRNGAKLVK, translated from the exons ATGAATTCCGTCAACCAAACCAGCACCGCCCTCACCCTCTCCGATGGCCGGAGTGCCTCCACCGGTAACCTCGGGTTCCTCTGGCTGTTGCCGGTGGAGATCCAAGTCCTGGAGCTGCTCCTCGCCATATCCATCTTCGTAACGATGCATGCGTTGCGACGACGCAAGCGGGAGGGCCTCACCGTATGGCCCGTCGTCGGCATGCTGCCATCGCTCATCTTCGCTCTCCGCCACGACATGTACGAGTGGATAACCAGCCTGATCGAGCGCCGCGGCGGCACGTTCATCTTCCGTGGCCCCTGGTTCACCAACCTCCAGTGCGTCGTCACCGCCGACCCCCGCAACCTGGAGCACCTTCTCAAGACCAAGTTCTCCAACTTCCCCAAGGGCGGCTACTTCCGGGGCACCGTCCGCGACCTCCTCGGCGACGGCATCTTCAGCGCCGACGACGAGGTCTGGCGCCGCCAGAGGAAGATCGCAAGCCTCGAATTCCACTCCGCCGAGTTCCGCCACATGACCGTCCAATCCCTCTACGAACTCGTACATTCGAGACTCCTTCCGGTGCTCGAATCCGCCCACCACGACCGCAAGCCCATCGACCTCCAGGACGTGCTCCTGAGGCTGACCTTCGACAACGTGTGCATGATCGCCTTCGGCATCGACCCGGGCTGCCTCCGCCCGGGCCTTCCCGAGATTCCCTTCGCTCGCGCCTTCGAGGACGCCACGGAGGCGACCATCAACCGATTCATCACGCCCACCGCCATATGGAAGGCGCTGCGCTACTTGGACCTCGGCAACGAGAGGAGGCTGAAGAGGTCCTTGAAGCGCGTCGACGAGTTCGCCTACGAGGTTATTCGGACGAGGAAGAAGGAGCTCTCGCTGGAGTCCGGCGACGACAAGAAGGCGGCGAGGTCCGACCTATTGACCGTCTTCATGAGGCTCAAGGACGACGACGGCACCGCGTTCTCCGACGGCTTCCTCAGGGATGTGTGCGTCAATTTTATACTGGCCGGGAGGGACACCTCGTCGGTGGCGCTGGCGTGGTTCTTCTGGCTCTTGAACCGCCACACGGAGGTGGAGGACCGGATTCTCGGGGAGATTACAAAGATTCTGGAGGAGAGAGGATGTAACAGCGAGGGGGAATCAGGAGACAAGGATTTGGTGTTCAAGCCGGAGGAGGTGAAGAGGATGGAGTATCTACAGGCGGCTCTGTCGGAGGCTCTACGGCTCTACCCGTCGGTGCCGGTGGATCACAAGGAG GTCGTGGAAGATGATGTATTTCCTGATGGTACTGTACTGAAGAAAGGAACGAAGGTTATATATGCCATGTATTCTATGGGGAGAATGGAGAGCATATGGGGGAAGGACTGCAGGGACTACAAGCCAGAGAGGTGGCTCAGGGATGGCCGCTTCATGAGCGAGTCTGCGTACAAATTTACTGCCTTCAATGGCGGACCGAGGCTGTGCCTGGGGAAGGACTTTGCATACTATCAGATGAAGTTTGTCGCAGCTTCCATCCTCTATCGATATCATGTGAAGGTGGTCAAGAGCCACCCGGTGGTCCCCAAGCTGGCGCTAACCATCTACATGAAGTATGGATTGAAGGTCACTTTCTCCGGGAGGAATGGAGCCAAGCTAGTCAAATAG